In Altererythrobacter rubellus, the following are encoded in one genomic region:
- a CDS encoding SPOR domain-containing protein produces MSVISMSDTGSNNELALDSDDSLPWLESDEYDPDEGAVDTSRIVTFAGVLLLLLVAGIGGVWWYSNSLQGEQIVADGSTIKAPEGPYKERPADPGGKEFAGTGNVAPGVGEGVSAETQLADVKTSTPIAAPTSAPRPTITTHPEGGSAPADGGVAVQVGAYGSRAKAESGWVTLRGQTTLLNGVRYRIVQGQADIGTVYRLQALPGDLETARTLCNGLKADGIACNIKQ; encoded by the coding sequence GTGAGTGTGATCTCTATGAGTGACACTGGCAGCAATAATGAGTTGGCGCTGGATAGTGACGACAGCCTGCCATGGCTCGAATCCGATGAATATGATCCGGATGAGGGTGCGGTTGATACCTCGCGTATCGTGACGTTTGCTGGTGTGTTGTTGCTTTTGCTGGTCGCCGGGATTGGCGGCGTCTGGTGGTATTCCAACAGTCTCCAGGGTGAGCAGATCGTTGCTGATGGCAGCACGATCAAGGCGCCCGAAGGCCCCTATAAAGAGCGCCCTGCCGACCCGGGTGGCAAGGAATTCGCCGGAACGGGTAATGTCGCGCCCGGAGTGGGTGAAGGCGTCTCGGCGGAAACCCAATTGGCTGATGTGAAAACATCAACGCCGATCGCTGCGCCAACCAGTGCACCGCGTCCAACTATTACAACGCATCCAGAGGGCGGAAGCGCCCCAGCAGACGGCGGTGTAGCTGTTCAGGTGGGCGCATACGGATCCCGGGCAAAGGCCGAATCCGGCTGGGTAACATTGCGTGGGCAAACCACATTGCTCAACGGTGTGCGTTACCGGATTGTTCAGGGGCAGGCGGACATCGGCACAGTCTACCGTTTGCAAGCGCTTCCCGGCGATCTGGAGACGGCGCGAACACTCTGCAACGGCCTTAAAGCCGATGGCATTGCTTGCAATATCAAGCAGTAG
- the nagZ gene encoding beta-N-acetylhexosaminidase — MTPAIFGIAGAQLTEEERAFFREADPAGYILFGRNCVDPQQLRALTDDLRAIHGREQLLVSIDQEGGRVARLRPPHWAHYPSGQTFDALYQIAPASAIEAARAGAHAMALELSAMGITVDFHPPLDVRQPGAHDVIGDRALGSEPMQVAAIGRAILDGLAKGGVAGCIKHMPGHGRTTTDTHHALPTVTASEEELELDIAPFRAVNKAPIGMTGHLLFNAWDKDKPATLSPFIISEIIRKRIGFDGLLLTDDIDMEALNGTVPERAVAAHSAGCDIVLNCWAKMPDMVAIVDQLPAMDQVALARLDNALKTTQLRDDLGEHKELLAKRDSLLELAGEAA, encoded by the coding sequence ATGACACCTGCCATATTCGGGATTGCCGGAGCCCAGCTCACCGAAGAGGAGCGCGCGTTCTTTCGCGAGGCCGATCCGGCTGGCTACATCCTGTTTGGACGCAACTGTGTCGATCCGCAGCAATTGCGCGCGCTGACTGATGATCTTCGCGCCATTCACGGGCGGGAGCAGCTGCTGGTTTCGATCGATCAGGAGGGCGGGCGGGTTGCCCGACTGAGGCCGCCGCATTGGGCGCATTATCCCTCTGGGCAGACTTTTGATGCGCTTTATCAAATTGCCCCTGCCAGCGCGATTGAGGCGGCGCGAGCCGGCGCGCATGCGATGGCGCTCGAACTCTCTGCGATGGGCATCACGGTCGATTTTCATCCACCGCTCGATGTCCGCCAGCCGGGCGCACATGACGTAATCGGTGATCGCGCCTTGGGCAGCGAACCGATGCAAGTGGCCGCAATTGGCCGTGCCATTCTGGATGGGCTCGCCAAAGGCGGTGTTGCGGGTTGCATCAAGCACATGCCGGGCCATGGCCGGACAACCACGGATACGCATCATGCCTTGCCAACGGTCACCGCAAGCGAGGAAGAACTGGAATTGGATATCGCTCCGTTTCGAGCTGTGAACAAAGCGCCAATCGGCATGACCGGGCACTTGCTCTTCAATGCGTGGGACAAGGATAAACCCGCCACGCTCTCACCTTTCATCATCAGCGAGATCATCCGCAAGCGTATCGGCTTTGACGGTCTTTTGTTGACGGATGACATCGATATGGAAGCCCTGAACGGAACCGTTCCCGAACGCGCCGTTGCGGCGCATTCGGCGGGCTGCGATATCGTGCTCAACTGCTGGGCGAAAATGCCGGACATGGTTGCAATTGTTGACCAATTGCCGGCTATGGACCAGGTGGCACTGGCACGTTTGGACAATGCGCTGAAAACTACACAACTGCGTGATGACCTTGGCGAGCACAAAGAGCTGCTCGCGAAGCGTGATAGTTTGCTGGAATTGGCAGGAGAAGCAGCATGA